The Deinococcus sonorensis KR-87 genome includes a window with the following:
- the metH gene encoding methionine synthase, with protein MTAQTGGTPRDIAAEAQRRILILDGAWGTMIQPLGLGEDDYRQPDFETGRQYKGNHDLLNVTRPDIIQDIHRQYFEAGADITSTNTFSSTVIAQADYGLERLVPQLNREGARLARQVADEFEARDGVPRFVAGSVGPTNRTATLSPDVERPEFRAVTYDDLNLAYQQQVEALMEGGADLILIETVFDTLNAKAALYAVQEVAVRLGRPIPIMLSGTITDASGRTLSGQTPEAFAISTEHAPLLSLGLNCALGAEHLRPYLREIAGSTGRMVSVHPNAGLPNAFGEYEETPEQTAAILKSFAEEGLLNIVGGCCGTTPEHIRAIRAAVGSFPPRRAPTLPQQLRLSGLEPFKVTEQTNFINVGERTNVTGSPKFSKAILSGDYDAGLKIARQQVENGAQIIDLNFDEGMLDGEAAMVKFLNLLAGEPDISRVPVMLDSSKWEILEAGLKRVQGKAIVNSISLKDGEATFLERARLLRRYGAAAVVMAFDEQGQADTLERRKEITQRAYTLLTEQAGFPPSDIIFDPNVLTVATGLPEHDRYALDFIEATRWIKANLPGALVSGGISNVSFSFRGNNHVREAMHSVFLYHAIRAGLDMGIVNAGMLAVYEDIEPELKEAVEDVILARTPRGTDLSATERLIELAESYKGVKREAGAVNAWRDAPVAERLRHALVAGITDYVDADAEEAYRELGSPLAVIEGPLMDGMNVVGDLFGAGKMFLPQVVKSARVMKRAVAVLTPYLEAEKQSGSTKGRVVLATVKGDVHDIGKNIVGVVLACNGFEVTDLGVMVPAERILDTARDLGADVIGLSGLITPSLDEMVNVAREMTRRGLSTPLIIGGATTSRAHTAVKIDPAYSSTVVHVLDASRAVTVVQDLLTQPEAVVTRITSEYQQLRERHGDRTVRLIPLEEARHRAPQLPHAPAPAPRQPGRTVIEQPLAELLPYIDWTPFFIAWEMPGVYPRILTDPKAGPEARRLYDDAQALLRRIVDERLFTARGVIRLEAAHREGDDIVLDLHVQPQTREVLSDELREAATASPPPTLHTLRQQREQTTPNAALADFVADAGDFVGLFAVGIHGAEELAQQFEQQHDDYSSIMVKALADRLAEAFAEKLHQDVRRNHWGYAPEEQLDHEGLIKERYRGIRPAPGYPAQPDHTEKRTLFELLGAEDIGMTLTESCAMTPAAAVSGLYLAHPEARYIALGRIGPDQVADYARRKGWTVQEAERWLAPNLAYDPAPAPAVEVVRV; from the coding sequence ATGACAGCACAGACCGGCGGCACACCCCGCGACATCGCGGCCGAGGCACAGAGGCGCATCCTGATTCTGGACGGGGCCTGGGGCACCATGATCCAGCCGCTCGGGCTGGGCGAGGACGACTACCGCCAGCCGGATTTCGAGACGGGACGGCAGTACAAGGGCAACCACGACCTGCTGAATGTCACCCGCCCCGACATCATCCAGGACATCCACCGCCAGTACTTCGAGGCGGGCGCGGACATCACCAGCACCAACACCTTCTCCAGCACCGTGATCGCGCAGGCGGACTACGGGCTGGAGCGACTGGTGCCACAGCTGAACCGGGAGGGCGCGCGGCTGGCCCGGCAGGTGGCCGACGAGTTCGAGGCGCGTGACGGTGTGCCACGCTTCGTGGCCGGGTCGGTCGGCCCCACCAACCGCACCGCCACCCTCTCCCCCGACGTGGAGCGGCCGGAGTTCCGGGCTGTGACCTACGACGATCTGAATCTGGCCTATCAGCAGCAGGTGGAGGCGCTGATGGAAGGCGGCGCCGACCTGATCCTGATCGAGACGGTCTTCGACACGCTGAACGCCAAGGCCGCCCTGTACGCGGTGCAGGAGGTGGCGGTGCGGCTCGGCCGGCCCATTCCGATCATGCTGTCCGGCACCATCACGGACGCCTCCGGGCGCACCCTGAGCGGCCAGACACCCGAAGCGTTCGCCATCAGCACCGAGCACGCCCCGCTGCTGAGTCTGGGGCTGAACTGCGCGCTGGGGGCCGAACACCTGCGCCCGTACCTGCGCGAGATCGCGGGGAGCACCGGCCGGATGGTCAGCGTGCACCCGAACGCCGGGCTGCCGAACGCCTTCGGCGAGTACGAGGAAACGCCCGAGCAGACCGCCGCCATCCTGAAGAGCTTTGCGGAGGAGGGGCTGCTGAACATCGTGGGCGGCTGCTGCGGCACCACGCCGGAGCACATCCGCGCCATCCGGGCAGCGGTCGGCAGCTTTCCACCGCGCCGGGCGCCCACCCTGCCGCAACAGCTGCGGCTGAGCGGCCTGGAGCCGTTCAAGGTCACGGAGCAGACCAACTTCATCAACGTGGGCGAGCGCACCAACGTGACCGGCAGCCCGAAGTTCTCCAAGGCGATCCTGAGCGGCGACTACGACGCGGGCCTCAAGATCGCGCGGCAGCAGGTGGAGAACGGCGCCCAAATTATTGACCTGAACTTCGACGAGGGCATGCTGGACGGCGAGGCGGCGATGGTCAAATTCCTGAACCTGCTGGCCGGGGAGCCGGACATCAGCCGCGTGCCGGTGATGCTGGACTCCAGCAAGTGGGAGATTCTGGAAGCGGGCCTGAAGCGGGTGCAGGGCAAGGCCATCGTGAACAGCATCTCGCTCAAGGACGGCGAGGCGACCTTCCTGGAACGCGCCCGGCTGCTGCGGCGCTACGGCGCGGCGGCGGTGGTGATGGCCTTCGACGAGCAGGGACAGGCCGACACGCTGGAGCGCCGCAAGGAGATCACGCAGCGGGCGTACACCCTGCTGACCGAACAGGCGGGCTTTCCGCCCAGCGACATCATCTTCGACCCGAATGTGCTGACGGTGGCCACCGGCCTGCCGGAACACGACCGCTACGCCCTGGACTTCATCGAGGCGACGCGCTGGATCAAGGCGAACCTGCCGGGCGCGCTGGTGTCGGGCGGCATCAGCAACGTCTCGTTCAGCTTCCGCGGCAACAACCACGTGCGCGAGGCGATGCACAGCGTCTTCCTGTACCACGCCATTCGCGCCGGGCTGGACATGGGCATCGTGAACGCCGGGATGCTGGCGGTGTACGAGGACATCGAGCCGGAGCTGAAGGAAGCGGTGGAGGACGTGATCCTGGCCCGCACCCCCAGAGGCACCGACCTGAGCGCCACCGAGCGCCTGATCGAGCTGGCCGAGAGCTACAAGGGCGTGAAGCGCGAGGCGGGCGCGGTGAACGCCTGGCGCGACGCTCCGGTGGCCGAGCGGCTGCGGCACGCGCTGGTGGCGGGCATCACCGACTACGTGGATGCGGACGCCGAGGAGGCCTATCGCGAACTGGGCAGTCCGCTGGCGGTGATCGAGGGGCCGCTGATGGACGGCATGAACGTGGTGGGCGACCTGTTCGGTGCGGGCAAGATGTTCCTGCCGCAGGTGGTCAAGAGCGCCCGCGTCATGAAGCGGGCGGTGGCGGTGCTGACCCCCTACCTGGAGGCGGAGAAGCAGAGCGGCAGCACCAAGGGCCGGGTGGTGCTGGCCACTGTGAAGGGCGATGTTCACGACATCGGCAAGAACATCGTGGGGGTGGTGCTGGCCTGCAACGGGTTCGAGGTGACGGACCTGGGCGTGATGGTGCCGGCCGAGCGGATCCTGGACACCGCCCGCGACCTGGGGGCCGACGTGATCGGACTGAGCGGGCTGATCACCCCCAGCCTGGACGAGATGGTCAACGTGGCCCGCGAGATGACGCGGCGCGGCCTGAGCACCCCGCTGATCATCGGCGGAGCCACCACCAGCCGCGCCCACACCGCCGTCAAGATCGACCCGGCGTATTCGAGCACCGTGGTGCACGTGCTGGACGCGAGCCGGGCCGTGACCGTGGTGCAGGACCTGCTGACCCAGCCGGAGGCGGTGGTGACGCGCATCACCAGCGAGTACCAGCAGCTGCGTGAGCGGCACGGTGACCGGACCGTCCGGCTGATTCCGCTGGAGGAGGCGCGGCACCGAGCGCCGCAGTTGCCGCATGCCCCGGCCCCGGCCCCCCGGCAGCCGGGCCGCACCGTCATCGAGCAGCCGCTGGCGGAGCTGCTGCCGTACATCGACTGGACGCCATTTTTTATCGCCTGGGAGATGCCGGGCGTGTACCCGCGCATCCTGACCGACCCCAAGGCTGGCCCGGAAGCGCGGCGGCTCTACGACGACGCCCAGGCACTGCTGCGGCGCATCGTGGACGAGCGGCTGTTCACGGCGCGCGGCGTGATCCGGCTGGAAGCGGCCCACCGCGAGGGCGACGACATCGTGCTGGACCTGCACGTGCAGCCGCAGACCCGCGAGGTCCTGTCGGACGAGTTGCGCGAGGCGGCCACCGCCTCACCCCCACCGACCCTGCACACCCTGCGCCAGCAGCGCGAGCAGACCACCCCCAATGCCGCCCTGGCCGACTTTGTGGCCGACGCGGGCGATTTCGTGGGCCTGTTCGCGGTGGGCATCCACGGCGCCGAGGAACTGGCCCAGCAGTTCGAGCAGCAGCACGACGATTACAGCAGCATCATGGTCAAGGCGCTGGCCGACCGGCTGGCCGAGGCCTTCGCAGAGAAGCTGCACCAGGACGTGCGCCGCAACCACTGGGGCTACGCGCCGGAGGAGCAGCTGGACCATGAGGGGCTGATCAAGGAGCGCTACCGGGGCATCCGGCCGGCCCCCGGCTACCCGGCCCAGCCGGACCACACCGAGAAACGCACCCTGTTTGAGCTGCTGGGCGCCGAGGACATCGGCATGACGCTGACCGAAAGCTGCGCCATGACCCCGGCCGCCGCCGTGAGCGGCCTGTACCTTGCGCACCCGGAGGCGCGCTACATCGCGCTGGGGCGCATCGGGCCGGATCAGGTGGCCGACTATGCCCGCCGCAAGGGCTGGACCGTGCAGGAGGCCGAGCGCTGGCTGGCGCCCAACCTCGCCTACGACCCGGCCCCCGCGCCGGCGGTGGAGGTCGTGCGTGTCTGA